A single genomic interval of Tursiops truncatus isolate mTurTru1 chromosome 1, mTurTru1.mat.Y, whole genome shotgun sequence harbors:
- the RD3 gene encoding protein RD3: MSLIPWLRWNESPPRLSSRSPAQMVLETLMVELEGQMREAERQQWERSNAVRKICTGVDYSWLASAPRPTYDLSPGERLQLEDVCAKIHPSYCGPAILRFRQLMAEQEPEVQEVSRLFRSVLQEVLERMKQEEEAHKLTRQWSLRPRSSLATFRSRARITPFASDIRTISQDVERDAPPLHRTWSMPEFRAQKED, translated from the exons ATGTCCCTCATCCCATGGCTCCGGTGGAACGAGTCTCCGCCACGGCTGTCATCTCGGAGTCCAGCTCAGATGGTGCTGGAGACACTCATGGTGGAGCTGGAGGGGCAGATGCGAGAGGCTGAGAGGCAGCAGTGGGAGCGCAGCAATGCCGTCAGGAAGATCTGCACCGGAGTGGACTACAGCTGGCTGGCCAGCGCGCCCCGGCCCACCTACGACCTCAGCCCCGGGGAGAGGCTGCAACTAGAGGACGTCTGCGCCAAGATCCACCCATCCTACTGTGGGCCTGCCATCCTCAG GTTTCGGCAGCTGATGGCAGAGCAGGAGCCTGAGGTGCAGGAGGTGTCCCGGCTCTTCCGCTCGGTGCTGCAGGAAGTCCTGGAGAGGAtgaagcaggaggaggaggcGCACAAGCTGACCCGTCAGTGGAGCCTGCGGCCCCGCAGCAGCCTGGCCACCTTCAGGAGCCGCGCGCGCATCACCCCCTTCGCCAGCGACATCCGCACCATCTCCCAGGACGTGGAGCGAGACGCGCCGCCGCTGCACCGGACCTGGAGCATGCCCGAGTTCCGGGCACAAAAAGAGGACTGA